CTTGACTGTAGCCGACAAACTGACCGTTCACCCACAGGTAGAAGCAGGAGTTCACGCCCTCGAACACGACGTGCGTCTGCTTCTCCTGCCAGCTGTCGCGCACCTGGAAGTCGCGTACATACAGTCCGGCTGGATTGCGGTCCGGTACGAATGGCGGGTCGCACGGAATCGGGTAGTTCACGTTGCAATATTGCAGCTGGTCGTAGCCATTGGACTGCCAGCACGAAGGCACGAGCAGGTCATCCCAGCTACTCGCATCATAGCCTTCCTCGTAGAACAGCTCCTTCACCTCGCTCACGCTTGGATAGTAGCTGAACTTCCACTGACCGTTCAACGTCTGGTAGTATGGCGAACGGCTGCGCTTGCGCGACTGCGCCGCCTCACCGTCGGCATAAGGAATATAATAAGCGCGAGGCGCCTCGCGGTTGACATGCAGTACATTCAAGTCTTCCCAATACTTCTGAATAGGTATCATTGCGCTTCCCCTCCTGGAATCGTTGGCTTCGTATATGTTGAAACTATGCCGCTCTAGCGGCATGGTTATCTACTTCGTGATCGAATGAACGCTAGTCGTCATCTGGAGCGCACGGCTCGTAATCGCCGCATAGTCGTCCCGCTGTATATCGGCGGCAGACACGAGGCTGCTGCCTGCGCCGACGCCGACGGCTCCCGCACGAATATAATCGGCTGCATTGCTCTCGTTGATGCCTCCTACGGCGATCAGCTTGCACGTATGCAGCGGTCCGAGCAGCTCCTTCACATAGCCCGGTCCGAGCGACGAGCAAGGGAACAGCTTCACGAGAGGCGCTCCTGCCTCCATCGCACGGACGATCTCGGTCGGTGTCATCGCGCCAGGCATCGGCACGACCCCGTGCTCCAGCGCCGTCTCAATGACACCCTCATTCACATGCGGCGAGATGAGGAATTGCGCCCCCGCCTCGATTGCCTGCTTCGCCTGATCCCGGTTCATCACCGTGCCTGCGCCCAGCAGAAGCCGCCCCTCGAACGTCTTCGACATCGAAGCGATGCCCTCCAGCGCTCCCGGCGAGTTCAACGTAATCTCCGCAAGTCGCACGCCGCTTTCAACCAGTGCCTCAAGCACGCGCTCCAGCTTGCCCGGTGGTACGTTGCGAAGAATCGCTACGACCTTATGTTGTTCGATATACGCTTGAAGCTCCATCATCCTTCTGTGACCTCCTTATAACGCTTATACAGCATCGACGCCCCGTATACACTTAGCAACGCCGACTCCTCCTCCGGCACGACCTCGACGCTCAGCTGCGGATAACGTTGCTGCAGCACCGGCGCGGCCAAGGACGGATACAGACTGCGTCCGTACAGCACGATGCGGCTCACGCCCTGCAGCAGCTCCTCCGTCAGCATCGCCAGATCGAGCGCGATCATGATGCCGAGCATGAAGCTGGTTGCCGCCTGCTTACTCTGCTTACTCAGCACCTCGAGCGTGCGGACCGCGAACAGTGCGTGTCCAGCGCCGTACGTCTCGACCGCCTCGATGCCCTTGCTCACCCACTCCTGCTCAGGCTGCACCTCATCGAGCGTCACCAGGCTGCTCTTCAGCAGTGTCTGACCGGCCACCGCCATGAACAGCTCGCCCGTCACCGACGTGCGGCAGCTGACGACCTGCTGCTGCTCCAGCTTGATCCACTTATGATGGGAGCCGTAGTGCATAATGAGCTGCGCTTCACGAACCGCCTCTGGACTTGCTGTATGGCCGAGATAGCCGTACACCTCTGTCTCCTCGCCGCGCAGCATGTCGCAGGCTGCGACCTCCTCGCTGACGAAGCGGATGCCCGGCACGAACACGATCGGCTTATCACACAGCTCAGGGAAGGCGACAGGCTTCATCCCTCTAGCCAACGCCTCCAGATCCACAGGACCGTCGAGATGCGGGAGCTCGTACAGCCCCGCGTTCGACGTAATCATGCCTGAGGCGAGCAGCCCCTCCACCTCTGCCATCTCCTCTGGACGCTCATGCCGAAGCTGCTCATAGCTCTCCTTCAGCGCCCGCTCGAGCGGCAGCGTACTACCTGCGATCGCGACGTCCTTCGCTCCGATCTGCCTCGTCACACTGGCAGCTACCGTATCACCGTCCACGAGACGCATCCTGCAATTCGTCGTTCCGCAATCTATGACGATCAGCTTCATCGTTCCTGCTCTCCCCCTCATGCTTGCAACGAATAGCGGGCAGATCTGCATCCGCCCGCCATCGGTGTTGTATGATTTATTTTTATTTCCGAATCGAGACACGCTTCAAGTAGTAGTACTCCTCGAGACTGTAGGACGAGCAATCCTTGCCGATTCCGCTCTCCTTCACGCCTCCGTGCGGCAGGCTCACCGAATATTGCGGACCGTTCACGCACACCGTACCGACCTCGAGCGAATCAGCGACACGGAAGATGTCTTGAATATTCGAGCCGTACACATACGAGGCCAGACCGTGCTCACTGCTGTTCGCCTCACGAATGACCGCATCCAGATCGCTGTAGGACATAATCGGCATCACTGGGCCAAAAATCTCCTCGCATCCCAGACGCATGCCCGGCTTCACATCGGTAAGCACCGTAGGCTCCACGTAGTAGCCCGTCTCCATGCCAGCAGGCGACTTGCCGCCTGCCTTCACCGTCGCGCCCTGCGCCACAGCCTCCTGGATGAGCCCGAGCACGCGCTCCTTATGTCCTGCCGAGATCATAGGCCCCATCTGCGCCTGTGCCTCACGGCCCCAGCCGAGCGTAATGCTCTTGGCCTTCTCGGTCACGATGTCGACGAACGTATCGTAGATCGACTCATGCACGAATACCCGGTTCGGCGATACGCAGATTTGTCCAGCGTTGGCGAACTTCAAGCCAGCCATCTGATTGGCCGCCTGCACCACATCCGCATCTGGCAGCACAATCACCGGCGCGTTGCCGCCGAGCTCGAGCGAGAAGCGCTTGATCGACGTACTCGACTGGCCGATAACCGCACGACCTGCTGCGCTCGAGCCGATCAGCGTCAGCATGCGCGGTATCGTGCTCGTGCTCAGAACCGAAGCCAGCTCCAGCGTGTCGCCCGCGATGAAGTTAAGCACCCCCGCCGGGAAGCCGATCTCCTCGGCGATGCTGCCGATCAGCAGCGTCGTGAGCGGCGTCAACGGCGAAGGAAGTACCACTCCCGTACAGCCAGAGGCGAGGATCGGACCAAGCTTATACCCCAGGTTCAGCAGCGGGAAGTTCCAGGTCAAGTAGCCGACCACGACACCGACAGGCTCTCTTGTGATGAAGCTGCGGCAGGAGCCGTCCTCCTCTTCCATGATGCGACCATGCAGCCGCTTCGCTTCCTCGTAAAAATATCTCAGGCAGCGCGGCAGCATGTCGAAGTCTTCCTCCGCTTGTACGAGCGGCTTGCCCGTCTCGCTCATCAGTACGTCGAGAATATGCTCGCGCTTCGCCTCGATCGCTTGTGCCAGCTCCTCCATCCATGCGCCCCGCTGCTGCAGCGGCAGCTTGGACCATGCCGGGAATGCCTCCTGCGCAGCTACAAGCGCAGCCTGCGCCTGCTCCTTCGTAGCTGCCAGCAACGTGCCAGCCTCCTGCTCGGTAGCAGGGTTGCGAACAGACAACGCTGCGCCTGAGCCTTGAACCATCACACCACCAATATAATGTGCGTACATTGTCCCCACGTCCTTAATTGAGTATATAAAATATAATTCTATATATAAAATTGTAACGGTAGCGTTTTCAGCTGTCAACTTATTTTTAAATAGGAAGAACAAATTTATATGTAACTATCGCTTGAACTAACTGTTTATTTTTAAACAACATATTTATATAATATTAACACGGGTCGATACTGGAGGAGATTGCATATGCTTATCAAGAAATACAAAGCGCCAGCAGCCGAAAAAATGCTAGACATTATCGAGCTGCTGACGAAGGAAAATAAATATTTCAGCGTCACCGAAATCAGTCAACGGCTCGGCCTAACGTCGAACTCCGTCTTCCGTATCATGAAGGAGCTGGAGGACAAGGAATATATCGAGCGCAATGCGCAGGACAGCACATACCAGCTGACCGCTAAGCTGTACTTCCTCGGCAGCTCAATCGGCAACCGCCTCTCCCTGCACAGCATTGCGGCGCCGTCCATGGAGCGTCTGAGCGAGCTGACGAGGGAGACGACACTGCTCACCCGGCTCGGCACGCGAGGCACGACGCTGCTGCTGCATCAGCTGGAGAGCCCTGAGCCAGTCAAGTTCCTGTCTGCAGTCGGCGTCGAGTATGCGTCCCATTGCTCCGCGCTCGGCAAGTCGATGCTCGCCTTCAGCTCGCCAACGCTCGTAGACGCTTACCTCGAACACCATGACCTGCAGCCGGTCACACGCCATACGATCACGGAGCGCGAGGCGTTCCTGAAGGAGCTAGAGGCTGTTCGGCAGCTCGGCTGGGCAACAGATATGGAGGAGTCGTGCGAGGGCTTGCGCTGCATCGGCGCTCCGATCCGCAATCCGCACGGCGAGGTGGAGGGCGCGATCGGCATCTCTGGTCCGATCTTCCGCATGTCGAAGAACCATATACGGCGGTACGCGGAGCTCGTGATGCAGGAGGCGCGGTATATCTCGGAGCTGCTGGGGTATCAGGATTAGAAGTTTTCGCCAATGTCATTTCCGGTAAAAAAAATCAGCCGCCAGAAGCGACTGATTACTCTACCTATGTTGACGCACCATTGAAACCCTCGAATAGTTGTTCTGTAATCACTTGGGGCTCTAGCATAGCTGCCCCTTTCGCCGTAAACAATGACTGCTTGCGAAGTGTAAATTGCCCCTCGTTCCATTCATATTCGTACTGCATATACCCAATAGGGTAATTCCGATGGACGCCGGGAATCAGCTTGACCAGCTTGATTACAGCCGCTGCATGCTCGCTTGCTTGTTCAACATTGATCGTTGTAAACCATTTGGCAGGTTGGAGTTGCTGCGCAATATTTGGAGCTTCAACCGCTTGTTTGTAAAGTGTTTTGTACTCCTCATTATAGAAATCAATCTGAAAATCACTCGTAAAGCCAGTAGCTCGATCTTTGATATGGATATGGCCCACTTGATCGAATTCAACCTCGTAACTTCCTGCTTGCTCCATCGGAAGCTCCGCCGAACTGAAGAGAGTATTTAATTTCTCTCCTTGCTTGCCAAGGACGAGAAGCTGCCATCTGTCATCGATTG
Above is a genomic segment from Paenibacillus sp. YYML68 containing:
- a CDS encoding bifunctional 4-hydroxy-2-oxoglutarate aldolase/2-dehydro-3-deoxy-phosphogluconate aldolase; the encoded protein is MMELQAYIEQHKVVAILRNVPPGKLERVLEALVESGVRLAEITLNSPGALEGIASMSKTFEGRLLLGAGTVMNRDQAKQAIEAGAQFLISPHVNEGVIETALEHGVVPMPGAMTPTEIVRAMEAGAPLVKLFPCSSLGPGYVKELLGPLHTCKLIAVGGINESNAADYIRAGAVGVGAGSSLVSAADIQRDDYAAITSRALQMTTSVHSITK
- a CDS encoding 2-dehydro-3-deoxygalactonokinase, producing the protein MKLIVIDCGTTNCRMRLVDGDTVAASVTRQIGAKDVAIAGSTLPLERALKESYEQLRHERPEEMAEVEGLLASGMITSNAGLYELPHLDGPVDLEALARGMKPVAFPELCDKPIVFVPGIRFVSEEVAACDMLRGEETEVYGYLGHTASPEAVREAQLIMHYGSHHKWIKLEQQQVVSCRTSVTGELFMAVAGQTLLKSSLVTLDEVQPEQEWVSKGIEAVETYGAGHALFAVRTLEVLSKQSKQAATSFMLGIMIALDLAMLTEELLQGVSRIVLYGRSLYPSLAAPVLQQRYPQLSVEVVPEEESALLSVYGASMLYKRYKEVTEG
- a CDS encoding aldehyde dehydrogenase, producing MYAHYIGGVMVQGSGAALSVRNPATEQEAGTLLAATKEQAQAALVAAQEAFPAWSKLPLQQRGAWMEELAQAIEAKREHILDVLMSETGKPLVQAEEDFDMLPRCLRYFYEEAKRLHGRIMEEEDGSCRSFITREPVGVVVGYLTWNFPLLNLGYKLGPILASGCTGVVLPSPLTPLTTLLIGSIAEEIGFPAGVLNFIAGDTLELASVLSTSTIPRMLTLIGSSAAGRAVIGQSSTSIKRFSLELGGNAPVIVLPDADVVQAANQMAGLKFANAGQICVSPNRVFVHESIYDTFVDIVTEKAKSITLGWGREAQAQMGPMISAGHKERVLGLIQEAVAQGATVKAGGKSPAGMETGYYVEPTVLTDVKPGMRLGCEEIFGPVMPIMSYSDLDAVIREANSSEHGLASYVYGSNIQDIFRVADSLEVGTVCVNGPQYSVSLPHGGVKESGIGKDCSSYSLEEYYYLKRVSIRK
- a CDS encoding IclR family transcriptional regulator, giving the protein MLIKKYKAPAAEKMLDIIELLTKENKYFSVTEISQRLGLTSNSVFRIMKELEDKEYIERNAQDSTYQLTAKLYFLGSSIGNRLSLHSIAAPSMERLSELTRETTLLTRLGTRGTTLLLHQLESPEPVKFLSAVGVEYASHCSALGKSMLAFSSPTLVDAYLEHHDLQPVTRHTITEREAFLKELEAVRQLGWATDMEESCEGLRCIGAPIRNPHGEVEGAIGISGPIFRMSKNHIRRYAELVMQEARYISELLGYQD